A window from Pseudomonas moraviensis encodes these proteins:
- a CDS encoding lysis system i-spanin subunit Rz, with product MRLGELIPAPYRLLAKGVLLVVLVGGSASITWQIQDWRYGKQLAEQARLHTETLNQLNVASAAQQRAEQDKRLALEQRLATSEQTHYRALSDVQRDQGRLRDRLATADLRLSVLLDATTGAGNGSVSATTATGGVVHGPTRAELDPAHAQRIIGVTDDGDRGLIALAACQAYAKEVSTPK from the coding sequence ATGCGTCTCGGCGAACTGATCCCGGCGCCGTATCGGTTGCTGGCGAAAGGAGTGCTGCTGGTCGTCTTGGTCGGTGGTTCTGCGTCCATTACCTGGCAAATACAGGATTGGCGCTACGGCAAACAGCTCGCAGAGCAGGCCCGACTCCACACTGAAACCCTCAACCAACTGAATGTGGCCTCGGCCGCACAGCAGCGTGCCGAACAGGACAAACGCCTCGCGCTCGAGCAGCGCCTGGCCACCAGCGAACAGACCCATTATCGAGCCTTGAGCGATGTCCAACGTGATCAAGGTCGCCTGCGCGACCGCCTTGCCACTGCTGATCTGCGCCTGTCAGTCCTACTCGATGCCACCACCGGCGCCGGCAACGGATCGGTGTCAGCCACCACCGCCACCGGCGGCGTGGTTCATGGCCCCACAAGAGCCGAACTTGACCCAGCGCATGCTCAACGAATTATCGGCGTCACCGATGACGGCGACCGGGGGCTGATTGCCCTCGCGGCCTGTCAGGCATACGCCAAAGAAGTTTCAACACCGAAGTGA
- a CDS encoding DNA adenine methylase has protein sequence MSTPIIPWMGGKRRLADRLIPLFPPHECYVEVFAGGAALYFMKPQPSPVEVLNDINGDLVTLYRVVQNHLEEFVRQFKWALSSRQVFEWQKMTRPETLTDIQRAARFFYLQHHAFAGKVSGQTFGTATTAPAINLLRIEENLSAAWQRLSGTYVENLPWLECAERYDRAHTFHYMDPPYWQTAGYGVDFPFENYELMADFMRRCKGKVMVSINDHPDIRRVFDGFHFETLDIRYTTTNQRQGKAEISGELVIMNWEPKALGGLF, from the coding sequence ATGTCTACCCCCATCATCCCTTGGATGGGCGGCAAACGCCGCCTGGCCGACCGCCTCATTCCGCTTTTTCCGCCACACGAATGCTACGTTGAAGTCTTTGCCGGCGGTGCCGCGCTCTACTTCATGAAGCCCCAGCCATCGCCGGTCGAAGTCCTGAACGACATCAACGGCGACCTGGTCACGCTTTACCGCGTTGTGCAGAACCACCTTGAAGAATTCGTGCGCCAATTCAAATGGGCGCTCAGTTCTCGGCAGGTGTTCGAATGGCAGAAAATGACCCGCCCCGAAACCCTCACCGACATCCAGCGCGCCGCCCGTTTCTTTTACCTGCAGCACCACGCCTTCGCCGGCAAGGTCTCCGGTCAGACGTTCGGCACGGCGACCACTGCCCCGGCCATCAACCTGCTGCGCATTGAGGAAAACCTCTCGGCTGCATGGCAGCGCCTGTCCGGGACCTACGTCGAAAACCTCCCCTGGCTTGAATGCGCTGAACGCTACGACCGCGCCCACACCTTCCACTACATGGATCCGCCCTACTGGCAGACCGCCGGCTATGGCGTGGACTTTCCGTTCGAAAACTACGAGCTGATGGCCGACTTCATGCGCCGCTGCAAAGGCAAGGTGATGGTAAGCATCAACGACCATCCGGATATTCGCCGCGTGTTCGACGGCTTCCACTTCGAGACCTTGGACATTCGCTACACCACCACCAACCAGCGGCAGGGGAAGGCCGAAATCAGTGGCGAGCTGGTTATCATGAATTGGGAGCCGAAAGCGTTGGGCGGATTGTTCTGA
- a CDS encoding glycoside hydrolase family 19 protein yields MSITEQQLQSIMPNARRQAGVFVSALNAAMAHRQINTPKRQAAFLAQVGHESGQLQYVRELGGDQYLSKYDTGNLAAKLGNTLAADGDGQRYRGRGLIQVTGHDNYLRCSLALFGDERLLRTPELLELPQWAAESAAWFWSVNGLNALADQNEFNTITRRINGGLNGLQDRLELWGRARAVLCVSAN; encoded by the coding sequence ATGTCCATCACTGAACAACAGCTGCAAAGCATCATGCCTAACGCCCGCCGCCAAGCGGGCGTTTTTGTATCCGCCCTCAACGCAGCCATGGCCCACCGGCAGATCAACACGCCGAAACGTCAAGCCGCGTTTCTGGCGCAAGTCGGTCACGAGTCGGGTCAGCTGCAGTACGTCCGGGAACTGGGCGGCGACCAGTACCTGAGCAAATACGACACCGGCAACCTGGCTGCGAAACTGGGCAACACACTGGCAGCGGATGGTGATGGCCAGCGCTATCGCGGTCGCGGCCTGATCCAGGTCACTGGCCACGACAACTACCTACGCTGCAGCTTGGCGCTGTTCGGCGATGAGCGATTGCTGCGTACGCCTGAACTGCTGGAGCTGCCGCAGTGGGCCGCCGAGTCGGCCGCATGGTTCTGGTCAGTGAATGGGCTGAACGCGCTGGCCGATCAAAACGAATTCAACACGATCACCCGCAGGATCAACGGCGGCCTGAATGGCCTGCAGGATCGGCTGGAGTTGTGGGGGCGGGCGAGGGCGGTGCTATGCGTCTCGGCGAACTGA